In one window of Nocardia brasiliensis DNA:
- a CDS encoding FAD-binding oxidoreductase produces the protein MGKAGRVPVARESGFTAHRAGVERLLASYRAIPRNANVRLAKKTSNLFRARAKNPAPGLDVSGLAGVIAVDPVAKTADVAGMTTYEDLVAATLPYGLAPFVVPQLKTITLGGAVTGLGIESTSFRNGLPHESVLEMDILTGAGEIITATPDNEHAELFRGFPNSYGTLGYSVRLKIELETVQPFVALRHLRFHDLRELERTLADIVTEKSYAGERVDYLDGVVFTAEESYLTLGRQTDEPGPVSDYTDMDIYYRSIQHDDAVPKRDRLTIHDYLWRWDTDWFWCSRAFGTQNPRIRRFWPKRYRRSSFYWKLIALDHKYDIADKLEARKGNPPRERVVQDIEVPVERTADFVEWFLREIPIEPIWLCPLRLRDTGDTSGSTERTWPLYPLEPNRTYVNVGFWSAVPTVPGAPEGAANRAIERTVTDFDGHKSLYSDSYYDKDEFAALYGGNTYTELKKRYDPDQRLLDLYSKAVQRK, from the coding sequence ATGGGCAAGGCCGGACGCGTGCCGGTCGCACGCGAATCCGGGTTTACCGCGCACCGCGCCGGAGTCGAACGACTCCTGGCGAGTTACCGCGCTATTCCCCGGAACGCAAATGTCCGTTTAGCGAAGAAAACCTCCAATCTCTTCCGGGCCAGAGCCAAGAACCCCGCGCCCGGCCTCGATGTCTCGGGTCTCGCCGGTGTCATCGCCGTCGATCCGGTCGCGAAGACGGCCGACGTGGCGGGGATGACCACCTACGAGGACCTCGTCGCGGCGACCCTGCCCTACGGCCTCGCGCCGTTCGTGGTGCCGCAGCTCAAGACGATCACCCTGGGCGGCGCGGTGACCGGCCTGGGCATCGAGTCCACCTCGTTCCGCAACGGCCTGCCGCACGAGTCCGTGCTGGAGATGGACATCCTGACCGGTGCGGGCGAGATCATCACCGCCACGCCGGACAACGAGCACGCCGAGCTGTTCCGCGGCTTCCCCAACTCCTACGGCACGCTCGGCTATTCGGTCCGGCTGAAGATCGAGCTGGAGACCGTGCAGCCCTTCGTGGCCCTGCGCCACCTGCGTTTTCACGACCTGCGCGAGCTGGAGCGCACGCTGGCCGACATCGTCACCGAGAAGTCCTACGCCGGTGAGCGGGTGGACTATCTCGACGGGGTCGTGTTCACCGCCGAGGAGAGCTATCTGACCCTGGGCAGGCAGACCGACGAACCCGGCCCGGTCAGCGACTACACCGACATGGACATCTACTACCGGTCCATCCAGCACGACGACGCTGTCCCCAAGCGCGACCGGCTGACCATCCACGACTACCTCTGGCGCTGGGACACCGACTGGTTCTGGTGCTCGCGCGCCTTCGGCACGCAGAACCCGCGAATCCGCCGGTTCTGGCCGAAACGCTATCGGCGCAGCAGCTTCTACTGGAAGCTCATCGCGCTCGACCACAAGTACGACATCGCCGACAAGCTGGAGGCCCGCAAGGGCAACCCGCCGCGCGAGCGGGTGGTCCAGGACATCGAGGTACCGGTGGAACGCACCGCCGACTTCGTGGAATGGTTCCTGCGCGAGATCCCGATCGAGCCGATCTGGTTGTGCCCGCTGCGCCTGCGCGACACCGGCGACACCTCGGGCAGCACCGAGCGCACCTGGCCCCTGTACCCGCTGGAGCCGAACCGGACCTACGTCAATGTCGGATTCTGGTCGGCCGTGCCCACGGTGCCCGGCGCGCCGGAGGGCGCGGCCAACCGGGCGATCGAGCGCACCGTGACCGACTTCGACGGACATAAGTCGCTGTACTCGGATTCCTATTACGACAAAGATGAGTTCGCGGCGCTGTACGGCGGCAATACCTACACAGAACTGAAGAAGCGCTACGACCCGGACCAGCGGCTGCTGGATTTGTATTCGAAGGCGGTGCAACGCAAATGA
- a CDS encoding MerR family transcriptional regulator, with translation MTATVSIGEFARLTYLTVKTLRYYHDIELLAPVSIDAGSGYRRYSIEQVPQAHLIRRLRQLDMPLPEIKAVLDAVDEDTRNAALRAHLERMEAELARTRDVVASLRALLTPTAAPAVEYRAIPAFPALAVAEVVTRAGIGPWCEASFTLLHRTLAAAGVAPDGVDGATYSMEFFENDIGAVVAFVPIPVGTEIALPEGVSRIELPARRFAVARHDGPFDDFDRTYGALGSHVAEHDESLAEPIRERYLICPESTDDPNTYRTEVCWPIGLL, from the coding sequence ATGACAGCGACCGTGTCGATCGGGGAGTTCGCCCGGCTGACGTACCTGACCGTGAAGACGCTGCGGTACTACCACGACATCGAGTTGTTGGCGCCGGTCTCGATCGACGCAGGCTCCGGGTATCGGCGCTATTCGATCGAGCAGGTGCCGCAGGCTCATCTGATTCGCAGGCTACGCCAGCTCGATATGCCGTTGCCCGAGATCAAGGCGGTGCTCGACGCCGTCGACGAGGACACCCGCAACGCCGCGCTGCGCGCGCATCTCGAGCGGATGGAAGCCGAACTGGCCCGGACTCGGGACGTGGTGGCGTCGCTGCGCGCGCTGCTGACGCCCACCGCTGCGCCGGCGGTCGAATACCGAGCGATACCCGCGTTCCCGGCGCTCGCGGTCGCCGAGGTGGTCACCAGGGCGGGGATCGGCCCGTGGTGCGAGGCGTCGTTCACCTTGCTGCACCGCACGCTTGCGGCGGCCGGGGTCGCGCCGGACGGCGTCGACGGTGCGACCTATTCGATGGAGTTCTTCGAGAACGACATCGGTGCGGTGGTCGCCTTCGTCCCCATCCCGGTGGGCACCGAGATCGCGCTGCCCGAGGGGGTCTCCCGCATCGAACTACCCGCACGGCGCTTCGCCGTCGCCCGCCACGACGGGCCGTTCGACGACTTCGACCGCACCTACGGCGCGCTCGGCAGCCACGTCGCCGAACACGACGAGTCGCTGGCCGAGCCGATCCGCGAGCGCTACCTGATCTGCCCGGAAAGCACCGACGACCCGAACACCTACCGCACCGAGGTCTGCTGGCCGATCGGCCTGCTCTGA
- a CDS encoding SRPBCC family protein — protein sequence MGQVSASSSIAVAADPQRTLEAIADYETVRPRILSSHYRDYKVVEGGKGAGTVAEWTLQATEKRSRNVHAVVTVSDSIVTERDSNSTLVTTWTVTPDGAGSQVTQRTTWQGAGGIKGIFEGIFAPLGLKKIQAEVLGNLQKELA from the coding sequence GTGGGACAGGTCAGCGCCAGCAGTTCGATCGCCGTTGCGGCGGACCCGCAGCGCACCCTCGAAGCCATCGCGGACTACGAGACGGTGCGGCCGCGCATTCTGTCCTCGCACTACCGCGATTACAAGGTGGTCGAGGGCGGCAAAGGCGCGGGCACCGTCGCCGAGTGGACGCTGCAGGCGACCGAGAAGCGTTCGCGCAACGTGCACGCCGTCGTGACGGTGTCCGATTCGATTGTCACCGAGCGTGATTCGAACTCCACCCTGGTCACCACCTGGACGGTGACCCCGGACGGCGCGGGCTCGCAGGTCACCCAGCGCACCACCTGGCAGGGCGCGGGCGGGATCAAGGGCATCTTCGAGGGGATCTTCGCGCCGTTGGGCTTGAAGAAGATTCAGGCCGAGGTGCTGGGCAACCTGCAGAAGGAACTCGCCTGA
- a CDS encoding class I SAM-dependent methyltransferase encodes MTTFKDRSDVLADLGTKLSIAEIFETLVEGEVPIRLTAYDGSTAGPADSKYQLDIKTPRGINYLATAPGDLGMARAYIAGDMTAEGVHPGDPYDILEAMDSLKFRRPSALALLAIARSLGWERLKPIAPPPQETLPRWRRIALEGLRHSKTRDAEAIHHHYDVSNAFYEYVLGPSMTYTCACYDNEEQTLEQAQENKYRLVFEKLRLKEGDRLLDIGCGWGGMVRYAAKRGVKVIGATLSAEQAEWAQAKIAEEGLSELAEVRHSDYRDIPESGFDAVSSIGLTEHIGVHNYPFYFDYIQSKLRDGGLFLNHCITRPDNTRTTKAGDFIDRYVFPDGELIGSGRIISEIQNVGLEVLHEENLREHYALTLHEWCKNLVRNWDACVAEVGEGTAKVWGLYMAGCRLGFQRNVVQLHQVLGVKLPEDGTWTVPLRPWWQA; translated from the coding sequence ATGACGACATTCAAGGACCGTTCTGACGTCTTAGCCGATCTCGGGACCAAACTCAGCATTGCCGAGATCTTCGAGACGCTGGTCGAGGGCGAGGTTCCGATCCGGCTGACCGCCTACGACGGCAGCACGGCGGGGCCTGCGGACTCGAAGTACCAACTCGACATCAAGACACCGCGCGGCATCAACTACCTGGCGACCGCGCCCGGCGATCTCGGCATGGCCCGCGCCTACATCGCGGGCGACATGACCGCCGAGGGCGTACATCCCGGTGACCCGTACGACATCCTCGAGGCGATGGACAGCCTGAAGTTCCGGCGTCCGTCCGCGCTGGCCCTGCTCGCCATCGCCCGCTCGCTCGGCTGGGAGCGGCTCAAGCCGATCGCGCCGCCACCGCAGGAGACGCTGCCGCGCTGGCGGCGAATCGCGCTGGAAGGCCTGCGGCACTCCAAGACTCGCGACGCCGAGGCCATCCACCACCACTACGACGTCTCGAACGCCTTCTACGAGTACGTGCTCGGCCCCTCGATGACCTACACCTGTGCGTGTTACGACAACGAGGAACAGACCCTCGAGCAGGCGCAGGAGAACAAGTACCGCCTGGTCTTCGAGAAGCTGCGGCTGAAGGAAGGCGACCGGCTGCTCGACATCGGCTGCGGCTGGGGCGGCATGGTGCGCTACGCGGCCAAGCGCGGCGTCAAGGTGATCGGTGCGACGCTCTCGGCCGAGCAGGCCGAATGGGCCCAGGCGAAGATCGCCGAGGAAGGCCTGTCCGAGCTGGCCGAGGTGCGCCACTCCGACTACCGCGACATCCCGGAATCCGGCTTCGACGCGGTGTCCTCGATCGGCCTCACCGAGCACATCGGCGTGCACAACTACCCGTTCTACTTCGACTACATCCAGAGCAAGCTGCGCGACGGCGGCCTGTTCCTGAACCACTGCATCACCCGGCCGGACAACACCAGGACCACCAAGGCGGGCGACTTCATCGACCGCTACGTGTTCCCGGACGGCGAGCTGATCGGCTCCGGCCGGATCATCTCCGAGATCCAGAACGTCGGGCTCGAGGTGCTGCACGAGGAGAACCTGCGCGAGCACTACGCGCTCACCCTGCACGAATGGTGCAAGAACCTGGTACGCAACTGGGACGCCTGCGTCGCCGAGGTCGGCGAGGGCACCGCGAAGGTGTGGGGCCTGTACATGGCAGGCTGCCGACTCGGCTTCCAGCGCAACGTGGTTCAGCTGCACCAGGTGCTCGGGGTCAAGCTGCCCGAGGACGGCACCTGGACGGTTCCGCTGCGCCCCTGGTGGCAGGCCTAG
- a CDS encoding VOC family protein, with protein sequence MTLSLASVTIDCTDAAALAGFWSELLEVPVDADASAEFATVGRAAGRSPMLMFLRVPDKTPGKNVIHLDLLTADKSGQVERAIGLGAKHIGDFDEYGQQWSTLADPEGNLFDIGVQ encoded by the coding sequence ATGACACTGTCGCTAGCGAGCGTCACCATCGACTGCACCGACGCCGCGGCCCTCGCGGGCTTCTGGTCCGAACTGCTGGAAGTGCCGGTCGACGCGGACGCCTCGGCCGAGTTCGCCACCGTCGGCCGCGCGGCGGGCCGCTCGCCGATGCTGATGTTCCTCCGGGTGCCGGACAAGACGCCGGGCAAGAACGTCATCCACCTGGATCTGCTCACCGCGGACAAGTCAGGGCAGGTCGAACGCGCGATCGGACTCGGCGCCAAGCACATCGGCGACTTCGACGAGTACGGCCAGCAGTGGAGCACGCTGGCCGATCCCGAAGGCAACCTCTTCGATATCGGCGTCCAGTAG
- a CDS encoding serine/threonine-protein kinase: MNPRTRSAEVGPDSTPADSDTQRHPLLGIADELEAMGLSEAKEIGRGGFGVVYRCVQRALERVVAVKVLSSEIEVESRERFLREEQAMGRLSGHPNIVDILQVDVTPSGLPFIVMPYCTRGSLEQVIRDQGPLTWADSLRAGVKLAGAIESAHRAQILHRDVKPANVLLSGYGEPQLTDFGIARIPGGFQTSSSMITGSPAFTAPEVLKGDDPTIRSDVYGLGATLFALLTGHAAFERQAGEKVVAQFLRITTQPVPDLREHDIPADVAEVIQHAMATDPDDRPTTAYDFGQLLRSVQRDHDHMPDEMALLETVAAPEPIDRDGETSSSRPAVTARRSWPLTLRPALSQHTGGRQQGAGATLPPTATTKFRPPTPAREPVARPRLLDVLRAGGRRRLAVIHAPAGFGKSTVAAQWRSDLTERGIQVAWLGVDQGDDNEIWFLAHLIQAIRRVRPDLGNGLDQVLEERPADAAAFVISTLIDEIHAGGSTLVVVVDDWHRVTDAGAHRAMDTLLANGCHHLRFVVTSREQSGLPTSRMRVHDELVEIGSAALRLTAEETKEILVRRHGFVLTDGQVAEIHRATDGWPAAIQLVSLSLRGKTDPAQLLAQLSEGNHGIREYLAENVLDTLEPRMLDFLMSIAVTERVCASLAAALSDDADAGQLLEQAEQRELFVRRIEHDPEWFRMQPLFAEHLRARLERAQPGKSKSLHRKASRWYAEHQLLRKSVDHALAATDLKMALDLLEVGGMDLIDRSRLATLLGTVSKLPMQQVASRSKLLMAVARANVNLQQSGAARTALGRLSNLLARGGSTDEDLTQQRCQAAVLGAADQIARDRTEGVLDRVADCLQTPENLPAWTVSTAANLTSFVRLCEFDFDGAREIQDWAAPYHARSKDPLGAVFGMCGRGAAAYEQLDIATATQCFQQAWELAKTRSGPRSHAVRVAAALLGEVNYRRGDLDAADRLLDESHQLVARVGPVDFLIATFVIGARVKAVRGDLFTAAARLDEGERIAADNRLTRLGAHIRAERMRLGLGPERDDGSSAQAPVGALHPGHRMTGAAVLAAEAEEIAAIRTLLAEGSLGSDDRAVRRARALHARMADKHRPRAELDASLLLAECLAASGWVGEATGLLLPAAATCAELGWTRPLLDAGPGVVAILGVLRAEMPSAAAHTGDIELPALFLDELLD, encoded by the coding sequence ATGAATCCACGGACGCGTTCAGCAGAGGTCGGTCCCGACTCGACCCCTGCCGACTCGGATACCCAGCGGCACCCGCTGCTCGGCATCGCCGACGAGCTGGAGGCGATGGGCCTGTCCGAGGCGAAGGAGATCGGCCGGGGCGGCTTCGGCGTGGTGTACCGCTGTGTCCAGCGGGCGCTCGAACGCGTCGTCGCGGTGAAGGTGCTCTCCTCGGAGATCGAGGTGGAAAGCCGCGAGCGATTCCTGCGCGAGGAACAGGCCATGGGCCGGTTGTCCGGCCACCCGAACATCGTCGACATCCTGCAGGTCGATGTGACGCCGAGCGGTCTGCCGTTCATCGTGATGCCCTACTGCACCCGCGGTTCGCTGGAACAGGTCATCCGCGATCAGGGCCCGCTCACCTGGGCCGATTCGCTGCGCGCCGGGGTGAAACTCGCGGGCGCGATCGAGAGCGCGCACCGGGCCCAGATCCTGCACCGTGACGTGAAACCGGCCAACGTGCTGCTCAGCGGTTACGGCGAACCGCAGCTGACCGACTTCGGGATCGCCCGCATCCCCGGCGGCTTCCAGACCTCCAGCAGCATGATCACGGGCTCGCCCGCGTTCACCGCGCCGGAGGTGCTCAAGGGCGACGATCCGACCATCCGTTCCGACGTCTACGGACTGGGCGCGACGCTGTTCGCGTTGCTGACCGGGCATGCGGCGTTCGAGCGGCAGGCGGGGGAGAAGGTGGTCGCGCAGTTCCTGCGGATCACCACTCAGCCCGTGCCCGATCTGCGGGAGCACGACATTCCCGCCGATGTGGCCGAGGTGATCCAGCACGCGATGGCGACCGATCCCGATGATCGGCCGACGACGGCCTACGACTTCGGGCAGCTGCTGCGGTCGGTGCAGCGCGACCACGACCATATGCCCGACGAGATGGCGTTGCTGGAGACCGTCGCCGCGCCGGAACCGATCGATCGCGACGGGGAGACCTCGTCGTCGCGTCCCGCGGTGACCGCCCGGCGCAGTTGGCCGTTGACGTTGCGGCCCGCGTTGTCCCAGCACACCGGCGGACGGCAGCAGGGCGCGGGGGCGACCCTGCCGCCCACCGCAACGACCAAATTCCGGCCGCCGACCCCGGCCAGGGAACCCGTGGCCCGGCCACGGCTGCTGGACGTGTTGCGGGCCGGTGGCAGGCGCAGGCTTGCGGTGATTCACGCGCCGGCGGGCTTCGGCAAGAGCACGGTGGCGGCGCAGTGGCGCAGCGACCTGACCGAGCGTGGCATCCAGGTCGCCTGGCTCGGGGTCGACCAGGGCGACGACAACGAGATCTGGTTTCTGGCCCATCTGATCCAGGCGATCCGCCGGGTCCGTCCGGATCTGGGCAACGGACTGGACCAGGTACTGGAGGAAAGACCAGCCGACGCGGCCGCTTTCGTGATCTCCACGCTCATCGACGAGATCCATGCCGGCGGCAGCACTCTCGTGGTGGTGGTGGACGACTGGCATCGGGTCACCGACGCGGGCGCGCATCGGGCGATGGACACGTTGCTGGCCAACGGGTGTCACCATCTGCGCTTCGTAGTGACCAGCCGGGAGCAGTCGGGCCTGCCGACCAGCCGGATGCGGGTGCACGACGAGCTGGTCGAGATCGGTTCCGCCGCACTGCGTCTGACCGCCGAGGAGACCAAGGAGATCCTGGTGCGGCGGCACGGGTTCGTGCTCACCGACGGCCAGGTCGCCGAGATCCACCGGGCCACCGACGGCTGGCCCGCCGCCATTCAGCTGGTCAGCCTGTCGCTGCGCGGCAAGACCGACCCGGCGCAGCTGCTCGCGCAGTTGTCCGAGGGCAATCACGGCATTCGCGAGTACCTCGCCGAAAACGTCCTGGACACACTGGAACCCAGGATGCTCGACTTCCTGATGTCGATCGCGGTGACCGAGCGGGTGTGCGCCTCGCTGGCCGCGGCGCTGTCCGACGACGCCGATGCCGGACAACTGCTGGAGCAGGCCGAGCAGCGGGAGCTGTTCGTGCGCCGGATCGAGCACGACCCGGAATGGTTCCGGATGCAGCCGTTGTTCGCCGAGCATCTGCGGGCCCGATTGGAACGCGCGCAGCCGGGGAAGTCGAAATCCCTGCACCGCAAGGCCTCTCGCTGGTACGCCGAGCATCAGCTGCTGCGCAAGTCGGTGGATCACGCGCTCGCGGCCACCGATCTCAAGATGGCGCTCGACCTGCTCGAGGTCGGCGGCATGGACCTGATCGACCGCTCCCGCCTGGCGACGCTGCTCGGCACGGTCTCGAAACTGCCGATGCAGCAGGTGGCTTCGCGGTCCAAGCTGTTGATGGCGGTGGCGCGGGCGAATGTGAACCTGCAGCAGTCCGGCGCGGCGCGCACCGCGCTGGGACGACTGTCGAATCTGCTCGCGCGCGGCGGGTCCACCGATGAGGACCTCACGCAGCAGCGCTGCCAGGCCGCCGTGCTCGGCGCCGCGGATCAGATCGCGAGGGACCGCACCGAGGGGGTGCTCGATCGGGTCGCGGACTGCCTGCAGACCCCGGAGAACCTGCCCGCCTGGACGGTGTCGACCGCGGCGAATCTGACCTCGTTCGTGCGGTTGTGCGAGTTCGACTTCGACGGCGCGCGGGAGATCCAGGACTGGGCCGCGCCCTACCACGCGCGGTCCAAGGATCCGCTCGGCGCCGTGTTCGGGATGTGCGGGCGCGGCGCGGCCGCCTACGAGCAGCTCGACATCGCCACCGCGACACAGTGTTTCCAGCAGGCGTGGGAGCTGGCCAAGACCCGCTCCGGCCCGCGCTCGCACGCGGTGCGGGTCGCGGCGGCGCTGCTCGGCGAAGTGAACTATCGCCGTGGCGATCTGGACGCCGCCGACCGGCTGCTCGACGAGAGCCATCAGCTGGTCGCCCGGGTCGGCCCGGTGGACTTTCTCATCGCGACCTTCGTGATCGGTGCGCGGGTCAAAGCGGTGCGTGGCGATCTGTTCACGGCCGCGGCCCGGCTCGACGAGGGCGAGCGCATCGCCGCCGACAACCGGCTGACCCGGCTCGGTGCGCATATCCGCGCCGAGCGCATGCGGCTCGGTCTCGGGCCGGAGCGCGACGACGGTTCGTCCGCGCAAGCTCCGGTGGGCGCGCTGCATCCGGGGCATCGGATGACCGGTGCCGCCGTGCTCGCGGCCGAGGCCGAGGAGATCGCGGCCATCCGCACGCTGCTGGCCGAGGGCAGCCTGGGCTCGGACGATCGTGCGGTACGCCGAGCGCGCGCCCTGCACGCCCGCATGGCCGACAAGCACCGCCCCCGTGCGGAATTGGACGCCTCGCTGCTGCTCGCCGAATGCCTGGCCGCGTCCGGCTGGGTCGGCGAGGCGACCGGCCTGCTGCTGCCCGCGGCCGCGACCTGCGCCGAACTGGGTTGGACCAGGCCGCTGCTCGACGCGGGCCCCGGCGTCGTCGCCATCCTCGGGGTGCTACGCGCCGAAATGCCCTCCGCCGCGGCGCATACCGGAGACATAGAACTGCCCGCCCTGTTCCTGGACGAACTCCTGGACTAG